From the genome of Danio aesculapii chromosome 16, fDanAes4.1, whole genome shotgun sequence, one region includes:
- the zgc:91890 gene encoding solute carrier family 52, riboflavin transporter, member 3-B, whose product MKKRERQGERETESELRSWYLKSETNRSQTHTLKAEETCQNVLKQENQINFKNQLSFGGVNISAFIMSLFTHVLACLFGIGSWVAINGMWVELPLIVPDIPEGWFLPSYLTIIIQMANIGPLFITLMHRFRPGMLDERPVIYTIVVVGVVATFLLAFLWKHTLTFGDGEHSAALLSLSFLLSVVDCTSSVTFLPFMMRLQPQYLTTYFIGEGLSGLVPALVALVQGVGVVHCKNASANANFSSGNISQSLLETHYQPANFSTQGFFLFLSAMMTVCLGAFLLLNLHPAVAREHKSTKGYIDNSRRVEKIDLSQSTNNETPEQRPMLDFPEGSVIKQRSSFGKGTYSRTELVFIFVVLAWVNALTNAVLPSVQSYSCLPYGNQAYHLAATLSSVANPVACFIAMFVPIRSLMLMGVLTVTGTGFGAYIMAMAALSPCPLLINDDLGAALIVITWVIFVLSLSYVKVIIGVILRDEGHSALVWCGAVVQLGSMLGALSMFPLVSVYRLFQSRDPCNTKCP is encoded by the exons ATAAACTTTAAAAATCAGTTGTCTTTCGGAGGTGTGAACATCAGTGCCTTCATCATGTCGCTGTTCACGCACGTGTTGGCCTGCCTCTTTGGCATTGGCTCATGGGTGGCCATCAACGGGATGTGGGTGGAGCTTCCTCTGATCGTCCCTGACATCCCAGAGGGCTGGTTTCTGCCCTCCTACCTCACCATCATCATCCAGATGGCCAACATCGGGCCTCTGTTCATCACGCTCATGCACCGCTTCAGACCGGGCATGCTGGACGAGCGGCCTGTTATCTACACCATAGTGGTGGTCGGCGTGGTGGCCACCTTCCTCCTGGCCTTCCTCTGGAAGCACACACTTACTTTTGGAGATGGAGAACACAGCGCTGCGTTACTGTCACTCAGTTTTCTGCTGTCTGTGGTGGACTGCACATCGTCCGTCACCTTCCTGCCCTTTATGATGCGTCTGCAGCCTCAGTATCTCACCACTTATTTCATCGGAGAAGGTCTCAGCGGTTTGGTTCCAGCATTGGTGGCTCTCGTCCAAGGTGTTGGAgtggtgcactgtaaaaatgcaagtGCGAATGCAAACTTTAGCTCAGGGAACATATCCCAGAGCTTACTAGAGACACACTATCAGCCAGCCAACTTTTCAACTCAAGGTTTCTTCTTATTCCTCAGTGCGATGATGACGGTGTGTCTGGGGGCTTTTTTGTTACTCAACCTGCATCCAGCTGTGGCGCGGGAACACAAGAGCACGAAAGGTTATATTGACAATTCCCGGCGGGTGGAGAAGATTGATTTAAGTCAATCAACAAACAATGAAACTCCAGAACAGAGGCCCATGCTAGATTTCCCAGAGGGGTCGGTGATAAAACAGCGTAGCTCATTTGGGAAAGGAACCTACAGCAGAACAGAGCTGGTCTTTATTTTTGTAGTTCTAGCCTGGGTAAATGCGTTGACCAATGCAGTTCTGCCTTCCGTCCAATCTTACTCCTGCTTGCCATATGGAAATCAGGCCTATCATCTTGCAGCCACCTTGTCCTCAGTTGCCAATCCAGTGGCTTGCTTCATTGCCATGTTTGTACCAATCAG GTCTCTGATGCTGATGGGTGTTCTGACAGTAACAGGAACAGGGTTTGGAGCGTATATAATGGCCATGGCAGCACTAAGTCCTTGTCCTTTGCTTATCAATGATGACCTCGGAGCAGCACTCATT GTCATAACCTGGGTCATATTTGTCCTCTCTCTGTCCTATGTGAAGGTGATTATTGGTGTGATCCTGCGAGATGAAGGCCACAGCGCCCTCGTATGGTGTGGAGCTGTGGTGCAGCTGGGCTCTATGTTAGGTGCCCTGTCGATGTTCCCTTTGGTTAGCGTTTATAGACTCTTTCAATCAAGAGATCCCTGTAATACCAAGTGCCCTTAA